The Fusobacterium necrophorum subsp. necrophorum genome includes the window ACAATGGTCCCTTGCTCTCTATGGAAAAAATTGGAAAAAATTTTGGACAACCATTCAACCTGCTATTTATAATGTGGAACCGGGTTGGGAAGAAGCTTTTGCTAAATTTACGGCAGGAGAAGCTCCTATGATGGTAGGATATGCGACGAGTGATATTTGGTTCGCCCAAGATGACAGCCAAAAAGAGAGATATGCAAGTTTTTATTTGGAAGACGGAAATTATCAATATGTAGAAAGTGCTGCTTTGGTTGCCAAAAAAGAAGTAAAAGCAGGAGCCAAAAAATTTATGGAAGCTGTATTGGGAGAGGAATTTCAAACGATGACAGCAGCCAAAAATTATATGTTTCCGGTCACTGCTGTGACTTTGGGAAAAGAGTTTGATTCCGTTCCTAGAACAGAGAAAAAAGTACAATTTATGGCAAATAAAGAAGTGGTGGAACATTTGGCGAACTATAAAAAGGAAGCAGTACAAATTTTAAAAAAATAACTTGTAAATAAGTTATTTTTATGCTAGAATAGCAGAAATGTAAAAAATCATTAGGGAGGAAGAAGAATGAGAAGGAAGAGTTTGTTTCTAGAAAAACCGAAGCTTTCTTTCTTATTTCTTTTCTTCTTTTCTCTATTTATGTAGGATAATTCTTTGATAGAATTATCCTTTTTTTATTCTTAAGGAAATTATAAAATGAATTTTAAGCTTTCTTTTTTCAAAAAAGAAAATGAAAAAATACTTTTAGAATTTTCTAGAAAGAAAAAAATAATTTTTTATGCAAGGAGGAAAAAGCATGAGGAATTTTATTTCCATTCAGGATTTATCTCGACAAGACATTTTGGATTTGCTGGTTTTGGCAAAAGAATTGAAAGAAAAGCCGGAACCGGATTTATTAAAAGGAAAGATTGTGGCAACTCTTTTTTTTGAGCCGTCAACGAGAACAAGATTATCCTTTACTTCGGCAGCTTATCGGATTGGAGCTAATGTATTAGGTTTTGATTCCATTCAAGGAACTTCTGTTATGAAGGGAGAGTCTTTTGAAGATACTATTCGCATGGTAAGCAGCTACTCGGATGTGATTGTCATTCGTCATCCTCAAGATGGAACAGCCCAAAGAGCGGCGAATATTAGCTCCGTTCCTGTCATTAATGCCGGAGATGGAAAAAATGAACATCCCAGTCAAACACTTTTGGATTTGTATACCATACAGGAAGAGTTGGGAAGCTTGGAAGAGAAAAAAATTGCTTTCGTAGGGGACTTGAAATACGGAAGAACCGTTCACTCTTTGACAAGAGCTATGAAACATTTTCGTGCAAAATTCTATTTTGTGGCACCGGATTCGATTCAAATGCCGCAATATTTGTTGCAAGAGCTGGAAGAAGCAGGCTTGGAATATTCTTTGCATCGTCATTACGAAGAAATTTTATCAGAAATTGATATTCTGTATATGACAAGAATTCAAAAAGAACGATTTGAAGATCCGAAGGAGTTTGAAAAAGTGGAAAGTGCTTATCGGATTGAAAAAGAAGACATTGTGGGAAGATGTCAGGAGCATATGATAATTCTACATCCTTTGCCGAGAGTAGATGAAATTGCAGTATCTGTGGATGAGTGCAAACATGCTCGATACTTTCAACAGGCAGCCAATGGAGTTCCTGTTAGAGAAGCGATGATTGCTTTAGCCGTCGGAAAAAAATAGGAGGGAAGAGTGTATTTACGAGATTGTATTGTGAGAGAAAATAGTTGTATTGCAAGTTCTTACTACAGAATGGTGGTAGAAATTCCGGAAGAATTATTGGAATCCAAACCGGGACAATTTTTTATGCTGAAGTCTTTACAAGATTCTTTTTCTTTGCGAAGACCTATCAGTATTCATCAGCTCAACAAAAAAGAAAGGACTATGGAGTTTTATTATGAAGTGAAGGGAAGAGGAACGAAGTCTCTATCCATGTTCAAAGAGGGAGAAAGCATTTCTTTACAAGGTCCCTTGGGACATGGCTTTTCTTTAGTAAAAAAGAAAAAAGTTCTAGTGCTTGGAGGAGGAATGGGAATTGCTCCTATGAAATATTTATTGGATGCTTTGAAAGAAGAAAATGAAGTGACCTTGGTTGCAGGAGGACGAAACCAGGAAGCGATTGAAATTTTGGACAGCTTTTCTTTTCAAAAATTGAGAGCCTATATTACAACGGATGACGGTTCCGTAGGAATGAAAGGAAACGTTGTCATGAAATTCAAAGAGCTGTTAGAAAGTTCTTCCTATGATCAAATTTATGTCTGTGGTCCTCATGGGATGATGCTGGCAGCGGCAAAAATCGCTCAAGAAAAAGAAGTGAGTTGTGAAATTTCTTTGGAAAACAGAATGGCTTGTGGGGTGAAGGCTTGTGTAGGTTGCTCCATTCAAACGGTAGAAGGGATGAAAAAAGTTTGTCATGACGGTCCCGTATTTGATTCTAAGATGATAGTCAACTATGAACCGAAAGAAAAATCAACAATCTGTTGTAGAAATTAGGAGGAGAAAATGAGCTGTTTGGAAACAAAGTTTTTAGGAATTTCAATGAAAAATCCCTTGGTCACCTCTTCCGGTTGCTTTGGCTTTGGAAAAGAATATCAAGATTATTTTGATCCGAATCAATTGGGAGGAATTGTTTTAAAAGGCATTACCTTGGAGGCAAGAGAGGGAAATCATGGAGTCAGAATTGCAGAGACTCCGGGAGGAATGTTAAACTGTGTGGGTTTAGAAAATCCCGGAATTGATGTCTTTGAACGAGAAATTATTCCAAATTTGAGAAGAGAGGGAGTTACAACTTCTTTGATAGCCAATATCAACGGAAAGACAATGGAAGAATATATGGAAATTGCAAAGAGAGTGGATAATATAGAGGAAGTGGCTATGATAGAGCTAAATATTTCCTGCCCCAATGTAAAAGACGGAGGAATGGCATTTGGAGCAAATCCTGAAGTGGCAGGAGCTGTCACCCGAGAAGTGCGAAAGATTACGAAAAAACCTTTGATTGTAAAGTTATCTCCAAACGTTACGGATATTGCCATGATTGCAAAAATTGTCGAAGAAAATGGAGCGGATGCAGTTTCTTTAATCAATACCGTGTTAGGAATGGCAATTGATGTAAAGAGTAAAAAACCGCTTTTAGGAAATACTTTTGGAGGAATGTCGGGAGGAGCGGTCAAGCCCATTGCTCTTCGAATGATTTATCAAGTATATGAAGCCGTTACCATTCCCATTGTAGGTATGGGAGGAATTCTAAATGGAACGGATGCCTTGGAATTTTTAATGGCGGGAGCCAGTCTTTTATCCATAGGAACCGGATTTTTTATCAATCCTATGGTATCTGTAGAAGTAGAAAAAACATTGAGGGACTATTGCCAACAGGAAAATATCAAGAATATTCAAGAAATTGTTGGAATTGCACATAGGAGGTAACAATATGGATGCTCGAGAAAAAATTATTATTGCTTTGGATTTTCCCACAGAAGAAAAAGCGATTGCCTGTGTGGAAAGTTTAGGAGAGGAAGCTATATTTTATAAGGTAGGCTTGGAGTTATTTCTAAATTCACAGGGAAGAATTTTAGAATATTTGCGAGAAAAACAAAAGAAGATTTTTTTGGATTTAAAATTTCACGATATTCCGAATACGACAGCGATGGCCTCCGTCTTTGCTGCTAAAGAAGAGGTTGCGATGTTCAATGTCCATGCCTCCGGTGGTAAGAAAATGATGAAAAAGGTAATGGAGGAAACAAAAAAAATCAATGAAGCGGCTTCTGTGATTGCTGTAACCGTTTTAACAAGTTTTTCAGAGGAAGATATTCAAACTTTATTTCAATCGAAACTATCCTTGCAAGAATTGGCAATTCATTTTGCAAGTTTAGCGAAAGAGGCGGGACTTTCCGGTGTAGTGTGTTCTCCTTGGGAGGCTTCCGAAATAAAAAAAGCCTGTGGAGAACGGTTTCAAACGGTTTGTCCGGGAGTAAGACCGAAATGGTCTGCCAACAATGACCAAGAGAGAATTATGACTCCGAAAGAAGCGGTACAACATGGTTGTGATTATTTAGTTATCGGAAGACCGGTAACGAAACATGAAAATCCGAAAGAAGCCATGAGACTGATCGTGAAAGAAGTGAAAGAAGGTTTGCAACTATGTTAGTAAAAAATGCGAAAATCATTATGGGAACAGAAGAAATTATTGTGGATATTTTAATTCAAGACGGAAAATTTGCAAAAGTGGGAAGAAATTTGTCAGAACATTCAGAAGAAGAAATACTGGATGCCAAAGGGCACTATGTATTGCCGGGAATAATTGATGTACATACTCATATGAGAACTCCCGGATTTAGTCATAAAGAAGATGTTTCTTCAGGAAGTAAGGCGGCGATTCGAGGAGGAGTGACAAGCTTTTTCGATATGCCCAATACCAATCCCGCTACGGTAACAAAGAAGGCTTTGGAAGAAAAAAGAAAGATTTATGAAGGGAATTCCTATGCAGATTATGCTTTTTATTTCGGAGGAACCCGTTTTGATAATCATGTAGAAGTGCAGAAGGCAGTGGAAGAAGCCGTCGCTACTAAAATTTTTTTAAATGTATCCACCGGAGATATGTTGATAGAAGATGATAGGATTTTAGAAAATATTTTTCGTGCTTCGAACAGGGTGGCAGTTCATGCGGAGGAAGACATGGTCGCAAAGGCGATACAACTGGCGAGAAAAACAAAAAAACCGTTATATCTTTGTCATATTTCCTTGGAAAAAGAATTGGAATATATTCGAGAAGCAAAAGAAATGGGAGTGGAAGTGTATGGAGAAGTCACGCCACATCATTTATTTTTAAATGAAGAAGATAGAGAACAAACAGAAGAAACAAAATTATTTTTGAGAACAAAGCCGGAGTTGAAAACCAGAAAAGACAATGAAGCTCTTTGGAAAGCCTTACAATATGGAATTTTAGACACGATAGGAACGGATCATGCTCCACATCTTTTGGAAGAAAAAAAGGCAAAGCTTACTTTTGGGATGCCAAGTGTGGAGCACTCTTTGGAGATGATGTGGAAGGGAGTGCAAGAGGGAAAGATTACAGTGTCACGTTTACAGGAAGTGATGTGTGAGAATCCTGCTAAAATTTTTGGATTAAAAAAGAAGGGAAAAATTGCAGTAGGCTATGATGCGGATTTTGTCATTGTGGATGAAACAGATCACAGTGAAATTCAGCAGGAGGAAATAATTTCAAAGGCAGCTTGGAGCCCGTATATAAAGCAAAAGAGAGGATGCAAAGTATTGACGACAGTCCTACGAGGGGAAATTATATATCAGGAAGGAAAATTCGGAGAAAAAAGAGGAAGGGAGATTTTAAAATATGACTAGAAAAGAAGCAATTGCACAAGTGTTATTAAGTACAGGAGCCGTAAAATTAAATGTGAAAGAACCATTTACCTTTGTATCAGGAATTAAAAGTCCTATTTATTGTGATAATCGACAAATGATTGCTTATCCGGAAGAAAGAGAAGTTATCATTCAAGGATTTCAGGAAGCTTTGGAGGGAAAAGAATACGATGTTTTGGCCGGAACAGCAACGGCAGGAATTCCATGGGCAGCATTTTTAGCACATAGTTTACAAAAACCGATGAGCTATATTCGTGGAGAAAAGAAAAGTCATGGAGCCGGAAAGCAGATTGAAGGAGCGAGTGTAGAAGGAAAAAGAGTCATTGTAATTGAAGATTTGATTTCCACAGGAGGAAGTTCCATAAAAGCGGTAGAAGCAGCCTATGCGGAAGGAGCAGTTTCCGTAGAAGTGATAGCTATTTTTTCCTATGAATTTCCAAAAGCCTATCAACAATTCGGAGAGAAAAAGATAGCTTGGCAATCTCTTTCCAATTTTGAAGTGTTAATTCATAAAGCGGAAGAAATGGATTATGTGACAGAAGAAGAACGAAACATAGCGGCAGATTGGAATCAACATGCAGACACTTGGGGGAAATAATCGAAAGATTTTCCCTCTTTTTTTCTTTGCTATCAATTAAATATATAGAGGATTTTACACAACATTTCCTTAATATTTTTCAATATCTATGTTTTGTCGGAAAAAATCTTTTTCAGGAAAAAATCCCGATTATTCCTTCTCAGCATTACACTATGGACGGAATTGACGTAGATTTGGACGGAAAAACTTCTTTGTCTCATCTTTATGCGGTCGGAGAAGTTGCCTGTACGGGAGTACATGGGAAAAATAGATTGGCAAGTAATTCTCTTTTGGAGAGTGTCGTTTTTGGAAAAAGAGCAGCTGTTAGGATTTCGCTTGAAAAAACCCCTTGGATTCGTTATAATAAAAGAATAAGAATGAAACGAAATACAATATCTAACAGCCTAGCTAAAAAAATAATTTTAGAGAGGATAAAAGAAGATGAAGACAACAAAATTAAATAACTTTCAAATGGATTCTTGGATTCAAATGGCCTTACGGGAAGATATTTCTTCCGAAGATTTTTCTACCAATGCTATCTATGAGGAGAACAGTTTTTCTGAAGTGTCTCTTTTTGCAAAACAGGACGGAATTCTTGCCGGTTTAGATGTTTTTCAGCGTACCTTTACTCTTTTGGATGAAAAAATACAATTTGTGGAGTACAAGTCGGAGGGAGATGAGGTCAAAAAAGGAGATAAAATTTTGGAGATTGTCGGAAATACCAGAGTGATTTTATCGGCGGAACGGGTTGCCTTAAATTTCTTACAACATATGAGCGGAATTGCTTCTTACACCTATCAAATGGTTCAAGCATTGGGAGATGTCGGAATTACAGTCGTGGATACCAGAAAAACAACACCGAATATGAGAATTTTTGAAAAATACGCAGTCAGAGTAGGAGGAGGGCAAAATCATCGCTATAATTTGTCAGATGGAATTATGTTGAAAGACAATCATATTGCAGCTGCGGGTTCTCTTTCCAGAGCCGTGCAATTGGCTAAAAAATATGCTCCTTTTGTAAAAAAAATAGAAGTGGAAGTGGAAAATTTGGAAATGTTGAAAGAGGCTTTGGAAGTCGGAGTGGACATTATTATGTTAGATAATATGGATTTGAATATGATAAAGCAGGCAATTGTTATGATTGGGGGAAAAGCTCTGATTGAATGTTCCGGAAATATAGATATATCGAATATAGAAAAATACAGGGGCTTAGCGATAGATTATATTTCAAGTGGAGCCTTGACTCATTCCGCCAAGAGATTAGATTTTAGTATGAAACATTTGAGGAGTATTCATGAGTGAAACAGAAAACAGAAGAAAAGAAATTTGTAGATTATTACAACATTCTACCGTAGCATTGAATGGAACGGAACTCGCAAAGATGTTTGGGGTTTCCAGACAGGTTATCGTACAGGATATTGCGGTCTTAAAAGCAGGAAATTATAATATTATTTCTACAAATCGAGGGTATTTTCTTCCTCAAGCTAGGGAAACACAATTTGAGAAGGTTTTATGTGTTTCTCATACGGATGCTCAAATAGAAGAGGAGTTAAATATCATGGTGGATTTGGGAGCTACGGTTCAAGATGTCTTTGTTTCTCATAATGTTTATGGAATTATTCGAGTGGAGTTGAATATCAAGTCTCGACGAGATATTCAAAAATTATTGGAGGATATTCGGAAAGGACTGAGCCAGCCGTTAAAACAATTGACAAAAGATTTTCACTATCATACCATTGTTGCGGAAAAGGAGGAAATTTTAGAGGAAGTGGAAGAAGAATTAAAAAAAGTAGGATTTTTAGTAGAAGAGTAAAGAATAAAAAGGGGTATCTCAAATGAAATAATCGAGATATCCCTTTTTGAATGACTTACTCTTAGCCTCCGCATATTTTTACTTCAAATATCCCATTTTTTTAGAAGCCTCTATAGATTTTAAACGAACAATTTCTTTGTATTTTTTTATTTTTTCTTCTGTAAGAAAGTCATCTTCTAAAAGATTTATTCCTAAAGAGGCGACAACTTCTTCAGTATAATCGTATAAAGGAGCTCCTATTCCAATGGTTCCTTTTGCATATTCCCCATAGGAGACAGCTACTCCTTCTTCTTTAATTTTCTTCAAGGAAGTTTTTAATTCTTCTATGGAAATATTAGGGCGATTTTTTTTATTTTTAAAAACTGTTTCAATATACTCGGAAATAAACTGTTCTGATTTATTAGCTAAAATTGCTTTTCTGGTTGCTCCGCAGTGTAGATAAAATTCATTTCCAAATTTTTCTATCACATGAATGCTTTGAGTTCCTTCAACGCGTTCAAGTACAATTCCCTTATATCCAGTTGGAACCATTAAAAAAGAATCTACTTCTATTTCGGATGATAATTCTCGCAAGATTGGTAACACGATATTTTGAATCCCCATTTCTAAAGAAGCTCTTTTTCCAAGTAAAATTAAAGAAGGACCTAATTTATAAAGAGATTTTTCATCTTTCAATACATACATTTTAGAAACTAAGGTTTGTAACAGACCATAGGCTGTACTTTTAGGAATATTTAATTTTGTATAAATATATGCTAATGAACAGCCTCCTGAAGAATTTTTTAAAATTTCCAAAATTTCTATAGCCTTATTTAAACTTTTTATCATATCCAATTAATAACAATTAAGTTGTCATATCCTCCCTTTTTTTATTAAGATTATATCACTTCTATTTCTTCTTTTCAATGAATATTCTATTATCTAATAATTGTTTCTTTTTCTCTATAGTACTTAGGCTCCATTTTATATTTTTTTATATTTACTATTGACAAAAAATAAAAAATGAGGTATTAATTGACTATAATACCGAACA containing:
- the pyrE gene encoding orotate phosphoribosyltransferase → MTRKEAIAQVLLSTGAVKLNVKEPFTFVSGIKSPIYCDNRQMIAYPEEREVIIQGFQEALEGKEYDVLAGTATAGIPWAAFLAHSLQKPMSYIRGEKKSHGAGKQIEGASVEGKRVIVIEDLISTGGSSIKAVEAAYAEGAVSVEVIAIFSYEFPKAYQQFGEKKIAWQSLSNFEVLIHKAEEMDYVTEEERNIAADWNQHADTWGK
- a CDS encoding transcription repressor NadR — its product is MSETENRRKEICRLLQHSTVALNGTELAKMFGVSRQVIVQDIAVLKAGNYNIISTNRGYFLPQARETQFEKVLCVSHTDAQIEEELNIMVDLGATVQDVFVSHNVYGIIRVELNIKSRRDIQKLLEDIRKGLSQPLKQLTKDFHYHTIVAEKEEILEEVEEELKKVGFLVEE
- the pyrB gene encoding aspartate carbamoyltransferase is translated as MRNFISIQDLSRQDILDLLVLAKELKEKPEPDLLKGKIVATLFFEPSTRTRLSFTSAAYRIGANVLGFDSIQGTSVMKGESFEDTIRMVSSYSDVIVIRHPQDGTAQRAANISSVPVINAGDGKNEHPSQTLLDLYTIQEELGSLEEKKIAFVGDLKYGRTVHSLTRAMKHFRAKFYFVAPDSIQMPQYLLQELEEAGLEYSLHRHYEEILSEIDILYMTRIQKERFEDPKEFEKVESAYRIEKEDIVGRCQEHMIILHPLPRVDEIAVSVDECKHARYFQQAANGVPVREAMIALAVGKK
- a CDS encoding thiamine ABC transporter substrate-binding protein codes for the protein MKKIIAGSLLLLSFSVFAEEIVVYGPSTSKWIGKKYGPVFEKMTGDTIKYVSLDGVVQRLTLEKINPKADIVVGLTPVDIEVAKKHGVIQKYKPQNVEKIKKEIQYDKEYYAVPYDYGMLAINYDKTKIKNPPKNLEELGRMKKQLLIENPNTSNTGAEILQWSLALYGKNWKKFWTTIQPAIYNVEPGWEEAFAKFTAGEAPMMVGYATSDIWFAQDDSQKERYASFYLEDGNYQYVESAALVAKKEVKAGAKKFMEAVLGEEFQTMTAAKNYMFPVTAVTLGKEFDSVPRTEKKVQFMANKEVVEHLANYKKEAVQILKK
- a CDS encoding dihydroorotate dehydrogenase; the protein is MSCLETKFLGISMKNPLVTSSGCFGFGKEYQDYFDPNQLGGIVLKGITLEAREGNHGVRIAETPGGMLNCVGLENPGIDVFEREIIPNLRREGVTTSLIANINGKTMEEYMEIAKRVDNIEEVAMIELNISCPNVKDGGMAFGANPEVAGAVTREVRKITKKPLIVKLSPNVTDIAMIAKIVEENGADAVSLINTVLGMAIDVKSKKPLLGNTFGGMSGGAVKPIALRMIYQVYEAVTIPIVGMGGILNGTDALEFLMAGASLLSIGTGFFINPMVSVEVEKTLRDYCQQENIKNIQEIVGIAHRR
- a CDS encoding dihydroorotate dehydrogenase electron transfer subunit codes for the protein MYLRDCIVRENSCIASSYYRMVVEIPEELLESKPGQFFMLKSLQDSFSLRRPISIHQLNKKERTMEFYYEVKGRGTKSLSMFKEGESISLQGPLGHGFSLVKKKKVLVLGGGMGIAPMKYLLDALKEENEVTLVAGGRNQEAIEILDSFSFQKLRAYITTDDGSVGMKGNVVMKFKELLESSSYDQIYVCGPHGMMLAAAKIAQEKEVSCEISLENRMACGVKACVGCSIQTVEGMKKVCHDGPVFDSKMIVNYEPKEKSTICCRN
- a CDS encoding IclR family transcriptional regulator, coding for MIKSLNKAIEILEILKNSSGGCSLAYIYTKLNIPKSTAYGLLQTLVSKMYVLKDEKSLYKLGPSLILLGKRASLEMGIQNIVLPILRELSSEIEVDSFLMVPTGYKGIVLERVEGTQSIHVIEKFGNEFYLHCGATRKAILANKSEQFISEYIETVFKNKKNRPNISIEELKTSLKKIKEEGVAVSYGEYAKGTIGIGAPLYDYTEEVVASLGINLLEDDFLTEEKIKKYKEIVRLKSIEASKKMGYLK
- the nadC gene encoding carboxylating nicotinate-nucleotide diphosphorylase; its protein translation is MKTTKLNNFQMDSWIQMALREDISSEDFSTNAIYEENSFSEVSLFAKQDGILAGLDVFQRTFTLLDEKIQFVEYKSEGDEVKKGDKILEIVGNTRVILSAERVALNFLQHMSGIASYTYQMVQALGDVGITVVDTRKTTPNMRIFEKYAVRVGGGQNHRYNLSDGIMLKDNHIAAAGSLSRAVQLAKKYAPFVKKIEVEVENLEMLKEALEVGVDIIMLDNMDLNMIKQAIVMIGGKALIECSGNIDISNIEKYRGLAIDYISSGALTHSAKRLDFSMKHLRSIHE
- a CDS encoding dihydroorotase family protein; this encodes MLVKNAKIIMGTEEIIVDILIQDGKFAKVGRNLSEHSEEEILDAKGHYVLPGIIDVHTHMRTPGFSHKEDVSSGSKAAIRGGVTSFFDMPNTNPATVTKKALEEKRKIYEGNSYADYAFYFGGTRFDNHVEVQKAVEEAVATKIFLNVSTGDMLIEDDRILENIFRASNRVAVHAEEDMVAKAIQLARKTKKPLYLCHISLEKELEYIREAKEMGVEVYGEVTPHHLFLNEEDREQTEETKLFLRTKPELKTRKDNEALWKALQYGILDTIGTDHAPHLLEEKKAKLTFGMPSVEHSLEMMWKGVQEGKITVSRLQEVMCENPAKIFGLKKKGKIAVGYDADFVIVDETDHSEIQQEEIISKAAWSPYIKQKRGCKVLTTVLRGEIIYQEGKFGEKRGREILKYD
- the pyrF gene encoding orotidine-5'-phosphate decarboxylase, which codes for MDAREKIIIALDFPTEEKAIACVESLGEEAIFYKVGLELFLNSQGRILEYLREKQKKIFLDLKFHDIPNTTAMASVFAAKEEVAMFNVHASGGKKMMKKVMEETKKINEAASVIAVTVLTSFSEEDIQTLFQSKLSLQELAIHFASLAKEAGLSGVVCSPWEASEIKKACGERFQTVCPGVRPKWSANNDQERIMTPKEAVQHGCDYLVIGRPVTKHENPKEAMRLIVKEVKEGLQLC